In one Novosphingopyxis iocasae genomic region, the following are encoded:
- the recR gene encoding recombination mediator RecR: protein MASQEIDALTQALARLPGLGPRSARRAVLHLMKKREGALMPLLSALKTVSERLATCSVCGNVDTSDPCAICADPRRDPKSLCVVEEVSDLWALDRSRLFPGRYHVLGGRLSALEGVRPEDLSIDKLVARVAEGGIDEVVLAMNATLEGQTTAHFIAERLEDKPVRLTQLAHGMPVGGEMDYLDEGTLAQALRARRPIG from the coding sequence ATGGCATCGCAAGAAATCGACGCGCTGACGCAGGCGCTGGCGCGGCTTCCGGGGCTTGGCCCCCGTTCGGCCCGGCGCGCGGTGCTGCATTTGATGAAGAAGCGGGAAGGAGCGCTGATGCCGCTGCTGTCCGCGCTCAAGACGGTCAGCGAGCGTCTCGCCACATGCTCGGTCTGCGGCAATGTCGATACCAGCGACCCTTGTGCGATCTGTGCCGATCCGCGACGCGATCCCAAGTCGCTCTGCGTGGTGGAAGAAGTGTCGGACCTGTGGGCGCTCGATCGCTCTCGCTTGTTTCCCGGGCGCTATCATGTGCTCGGCGGGCGCCTCAGCGCGCTGGAGGGCGTGCGGCCGGAGGATCTGTCGATCGACAAGCTGGTCGCCCGCGTGGCCGAAGGGGGGATCGACGAGGTGGTCCTTGCCATGAACGCCACGCTGGAAGGGCAGACGACCGCGCATTTCATCGCCGAGCGGCTGGAGGACAAGCCGGTGCGGCTCACCCAGCTCGCCCATGGCATGCCGGTGGGCGGGGAGATGGACTATCTCGACGAAGGCACGTTGGCGCAGGCGTTGCGCGCCCGGCGGCCGATCGGCTGA
- the truA gene encoding tRNA pseudouridine(38-40) synthase TruA, with product MPRFAFTIEYDGRPFMGWQRQDHGPSVQEAMERAIHAITGEDAVVHAAGRTDAGVHALAMRAHADIDTAIPAFRLKEGINAKLRPDPVAVLACEEVDEDWHARFSCTGRSYVYRIVNRRAPLTFEAGLAWRVVPELDAAAMHEAAQVLVGQHDFTTFRSAHCQSASPLKTLDRLDVVQKDERIEVHAAARSFLHHQVRSMVGCLKLVGEGKWSVADMRDALKAADRAALGYNAPPDGLYFVNASYPETP from the coding sequence ATGCCGCGCTTCGCCTTTACCATCGAATATGATGGCCGGCCTTTCATGGGCTGGCAGCGGCAGGACCATGGGCCCAGCGTGCAGGAAGCGATGGAGCGCGCGATCCACGCGATCACCGGGGAGGACGCGGTCGTCCACGCCGCGGGCCGCACCGATGCCGGCGTCCACGCGCTCGCCATGCGCGCCCATGCCGATATAGACACCGCCATTCCCGCGTTCCGGCTGAAGGAAGGCATCAACGCCAAGCTGCGCCCAGATCCGGTGGCGGTGCTGGCCTGCGAAGAAGTGGACGAGGACTGGCACGCGCGCTTCAGCTGCACGGGCCGGTCCTATGTCTATCGCATCGTCAACCGCCGCGCGCCGCTGACGTTCGAGGCGGGGCTGGCCTGGCGCGTGGTGCCGGAACTGGACGCCGCCGCGATGCACGAGGCGGCACAAGTGCTGGTCGGCCAGCACGATTTCACCACCTTTCGGTCCGCGCATTGCCAGTCCGCCAGCCCGCTGAAGACGCTGGACCGGCTCGATGTGGTTCAGAAGGATGAGCGGATCGAGGTTCATGCGGCCGCGCGCTCCTTTCTGCATCATCAGGTCCGTTCGATGGTGGGCTGCCTAAAGCTGGTCGGCGAAGGGAAATGGAGCGTCGCGGATATGCGCGATGCGCTCAAAGCCGCAGACCGCGCGGCGCTGGGCTACAACGCGCCGCCGGACGGGCTGTATTTTGTCAACGCCAGCTATCCTGAGACACCTTAA
- the fmt gene encoding methionyl-tRNA formyltransferase codes for MRIAFMGTPDFAVPTLNALHEAGHEIAMVYSQPPRRAGRGKKLTPTPVDSRAQELGLEVRTPVSLKSADEHAYFESLDLDVAVVAAYGLILPQAILDAPRLGCLNVHASLLPRWRGAAPVQRAILAGDEETGVTIMQMEAGLDTGPMLAMAATPIADRTAGELTDELAVRGAALMAEVLAAPDDFPREKQPDHGATYASKIDKAEARLDFSAPADAVERQVRAFNPVPGAFFEHEGERYRVHAAKQVDRGGAPGTVLDDRLTTACGSGAIRPTLIQRAGKPIMALDDFLRGNAIPAGTQL; via the coding sequence TTGCGCATCGCCTTTATGGGAACGCCGGATTTCGCGGTGCCGACGCTGAATGCGCTGCACGAGGCGGGGCATGAAATCGCGATGGTCTATTCGCAGCCGCCGCGCCGCGCGGGGCGGGGCAAGAAGTTGACGCCCACGCCGGTGGATTCGCGCGCTCAAGAGCTTGGATTGGAAGTGCGCACGCCCGTTTCGCTCAAGAGCGCGGACGAACATGCCTATTTCGAAAGTCTTGACCTCGATGTCGCGGTGGTCGCGGCCTATGGGCTGATCCTGCCGCAGGCGATCCTGGATGCGCCGCGTCTCGGCTGCCTCAATGTCCACGCCTCGCTGCTGCCGCGCTGGCGCGGCGCTGCCCCTGTGCAGCGCGCGATCCTGGCGGGAGATGAAGAAACCGGCGTCACCATCATGCAGATGGAAGCCGGGCTCGACACCGGCCCGATGTTGGCCATGGCCGCCACCCCGATCGCCGATCGCACTGCGGGCGAACTGACCGACGAACTCGCCGTGCGCGGCGCTGCGCTCATGGCCGAAGTTCTCGCCGCACCGGACGATTTTCCCCGCGAAAAGCAGCCCGATCACGGCGCGACCTATGCCAGCAAGATCGACAAAGCCGAAGCGCGGCTCGATTTTTCAGCGCCAGCCGATGCCGTGGAGCGGCAGGTACGCGCGTTCAATCCGGTGCCCGGCGCCTTCTTTGAACATGAGGGCGAGCGCTACCGTGTCCATGCCGCCAAGCAGGTCGACCGGGGCGGCGCGCCGGGCACGGTGCTCGACGATCGCCTGACCACCGCCTGCGGTAGCGGCGCAATCCGCCCCACGCTGATCCAGCGCGCAGGCAAGCCGATCATGGCGCTGGACGATTTCCTGCGCGGCAATGCAATTCCGGCGGGCACGCAGCTCTAG
- a CDS encoding TIGR03087 family PEP-CTERM/XrtA system glycosyltransferase, with the protein MSVLYIAHRMPWPPDRGDKIRSYHMLRWMAERAPVHVAAFVDQLDDWKYAEALEAVTASTILEPRTVPMWKAGLRALAGGRPVSLAAFDSPSMKRRIARLVKRERIETIYVFSSQMAQYVPKRFSGRVVMDFVDVDSAKFERYGAEGSGPMAWINRREARLLADYERTVAQRADASLFVSAAEAALFRRRSGAERVIAVGNGIDLDRFDPDAADVAPLTDRPTGPLIVFTGQMDYRPNIEAVESFTAAVMPQLRAQFPHVAFAIVGRAPSPEVKALAKHDGVIVTGEVPDTRSWLAAADLVVAPLRIARGVQNKVLEAMAMGRPVLASAAAFEGIDADAGTHLEVAKTAAEEEELAAALLADPARRAAMGRAARAHVERRYRWDTQLAPLGELLGLSEARAVEAAA; encoded by the coding sequence ATGAGCGTCCTCTACATCGCGCACCGCATGCCCTGGCCGCCCGATCGCGGTGACAAAATCCGGTCTTACCATATGCTGCGCTGGATGGCGGAGCGTGCGCCCGTCCACGTTGCGGCGTTCGTGGATCAGCTGGACGACTGGAAATATGCCGAAGCGCTGGAGGCAGTGACCGCGTCCACGATTCTCGAACCCCGCACGGTGCCGATGTGGAAGGCGGGATTGCGAGCGTTGGCGGGCGGACGCCCGGTCTCGCTTGCAGCGTTCGATTCGCCGTCGATGAAACGCAGGATCGCGCGGCTGGTGAAACGGGAGCGGATCGAGACGATCTACGTCTTTTCCAGCCAGATGGCGCAATATGTGCCCAAGCGCTTTTCGGGCCGCGTCGTAATGGACTTCGTCGACGTCGATAGCGCGAAGTTTGAGCGTTACGGCGCCGAGGGAAGTGGGCCGATGGCCTGGATCAACAGGCGAGAGGCGCGGCTGCTCGCAGATTATGAGCGAACTGTAGCGCAGCGTGCGGACGCCAGCCTGTTCGTGAGCGCGGCGGAAGCGGCGCTGTTCCGTCGGCGCAGCGGGGCGGAACGTGTGATCGCGGTCGGCAACGGCATCGATCTCGATCGCTTCGATCCGGACGCGGCGGACGTCGCGCCGCTGACCGACCGACCGACCGGCCCGCTGATCGTCTTCACGGGACAGATGGATTACCGGCCGAATATCGAGGCGGTCGAAAGCTTTACGGCGGCCGTGATGCCGCAGTTGCGCGCACAGTTCCCCCATGTCGCCTTCGCCATTGTCGGCCGCGCGCCGTCGCCGGAGGTGAAGGCGCTTGCGAAACATGATGGCGTGATCGTGACGGGCGAAGTGCCCGACACACGCAGCTGGCTTGCCGCCGCCGATCTGGTGGTGGCTCCGCTGCGCATCGCGCGCGGTGTTCAGAACAAGGTGCTGGAGGCGATGGCGATGGGCCGCCCGGTGCTCGCCAGCGCAGCCGCGTTCGAGGGGATCGATGCCGACGCCGGAACGCATCTGGAAGTGGCGAAAACCGCTGCCGAAGAGGAAGAGCTGGCTGCCGCGCTGCTGGCCGATCCTGCGCGCCGCGCCGCGATGGGCCGCGCCGCGCGCGCGCATGTCGAACGGCGCTATCGCTGGGATACGCAGCTCGCGCCGCTGGGCGAACTGCTGGGTCTGTCAGAAGCGCGCGCAGTGGAGGCCGCGGCATGA
- a CDS encoding XrtA system polysaccharide deacetylase → MSVDIEDWFQVGAFENVIDRADWDGLARRVERNTDAVIDLFARAGVSATFFTLGWVAERHPALMRRIVEAGHELASHGYGHERVFKLSRQEFAANIDRAKKLLEDASGSAVNGYRAPSFSIDKRTPWAHEILAEKGYAYSSSVAPIQNDHYGWPEAGRFAFRPVAGSDLIELPVTTAVFAGKRLAAGGGGWFRMFPYAFSRWAFGQVNRESHPGIFYFHPWEIDPDQPRVADAPLKSKLRHYTKLSAMEGKLERMLREFSWGRVDAVAAAEKARLA, encoded by the coding sequence ATGTCCGTCGACATCGAGGACTGGTTTCAGGTGGGCGCGTTCGAGAATGTGATCGACCGTGCCGACTGGGACGGGCTGGCGCGGCGCGTCGAGCGCAATACCGATGCCGTGATCGATCTGTTCGCACGCGCCGGTGTTTCGGCAACCTTCTTCACCCTCGGCTGGGTGGCCGAGCGCCATCCCGCTTTGATGCGGCGGATCGTCGAGGCGGGCCATGAACTCGCTAGCCACGGCTATGGGCATGAACGGGTGTTCAAGCTGAGCCGCCAGGAATTCGCCGCGAATATCGATCGCGCGAAAAAGCTGCTGGAGGATGCCAGCGGCTCAGCCGTCAACGGATACCGCGCGCCCAGCTTCTCGATCGACAAGCGCACGCCCTGGGCGCACGAAATCCTGGCGGAAAAGGGCTACGCCTATTCCTCCAGCGTCGCGCCGATCCAAAACGATCATTACGGCTGGCCCGAAGCGGGCCGCTTCGCCTTTCGCCCCGTGGCAGGCTCGGACCTGATCGAGCTGCCGGTCACCACTGCGGTCTTCGCAGGCAAACGGCTCGCCGCCGGAGGCGGGGGCTGGTTTCGGATGTTCCCCTATGCTTTCTCCCGCTGGGCGTTCGGTCAGGTCAATCGGGAAAGCCATCCCGGTATTTTCTATTTCCACCCGTGGGAGATTGATCCGGATCAGCCGCGCGTTGCCGATGCCCCGCTGAAATCGAAGCTGCGTCATTATACGAAGCTGTCCGCCATGGAGGGGAAGCTGGAGCGGATGCTGCGCGAATTTTCATGGGGCCGGGTCGATGCGGTGGCTGCTGCCGAAAAGGCGCGGCTGGCATGA
- the xrtA gene encoding exosortase A, producing MTALSVSLPRADTAWARTLPLLGGAWLAILALFWRDAAQMFDIWWNISTYNHCLLILPILGWLVWQRQQELAALTPAAWWPGLAWCALAALFWLIGDAFDINFARHLALAMMLQGAVLALCGPMVARGLAFPLFFSFFLVPFGDELIYPLQVLTADMSMVLLGWSGVPAHLNGLYISTPAGLFHVAEACSGVKFLIAMLALGALVANLCFESWRRRAVLLAACVIVPIIANGIRAWGTMIIAHYRGLDFAAGFDHIFYGWIFFGIVIALILAAAWPFFDKAADAPAFDPARLQGSFAGRIEPLPVAVATVAIPALALAFAALLL from the coding sequence ATGACCGCTCTGAGCGTTTCCCTTCCGCGCGCCGACACCGCCTGGGCCCGCACGCTGCCGCTGCTGGGCGGTGCGTGGCTGGCGATCCTCGCGCTGTTCTGGCGTGATGCGGCGCAAATGTTCGATATCTGGTGGAACATCTCCACTTATAATCACTGCCTGTTGATCTTGCCGATTCTCGGCTGGCTGGTCTGGCAGCGCCAGCAAGAGCTCGCCGCGCTCACCCCCGCCGCCTGGTGGCCGGGCCTCGCCTGGTGTGCGCTCGCTGCGCTTTTCTGGCTGATAGGCGATGCGTTCGATATCAACTTCGCGCGGCATCTTGCGCTGGCGATGATGCTGCAGGGCGCGGTACTGGCATTGTGCGGGCCGATGGTGGCGCGCGGGCTGGCCTTTCCGCTGTTCTTTTCCTTTTTCCTCGTGCCCTTCGGTGATGAGCTGATCTATCCGCTGCAGGTGCTGACCGCGGATATGAGCATGGTGCTGCTCGGTTGGAGCGGCGTCCCCGCGCACCTGAACGGCCTCTACATTTCGACGCCCGCCGGACTGTTTCACGTCGCCGAAGCGTGCTCGGGCGTCAAATTCCTCATCGCGATGCTGGCGCTCGGCGCGCTGGTCGCCAATCTGTGTTTCGAAAGCTGGCGCCGCCGCGCCGTGCTGCTGGCCGCCTGCGTGATCGTGCCGATTATCGCCAACGGCATCCGCGCCTGGGGGACCATGATCATCGCGCATTATCGCGGGCTGGATTTCGCCGCCGGTTTTGATCACATTTTCTACGGCTGGATTTTCTTTGGCATTGTCATCGCACTGATCCTGGCGGCGGCGTGGCCTTTTTTCGACAAAGCTGCCGACGCACCGGCCTTTGATCCGGCGCGATTGCAGGGATCCTTCGCGGGGCGGATCGAGCCGCTTCCGGTGGCCGTTGCAACGGTCGCTATCCCGGCGCTGGCTCTCGCCTTCGCCGCCTTGCTGCTCTAA
- a CDS encoding XrtA/PEP-CTERM system amidotransferase, with protein sequence MCGIAGIFHIGTAKPVDPARVRAMTDAIAHRGPDGSGVWTAPGVGLGHRRLSIIDLEGSPQPMGYADGRFQIVFNGEIYNFQALRSELEAKGHVFATEGDTEVILAAYAQWGEACLSRLNGMFAFAIYDQADRRLFLARDRLGVKPLFYAALSDGSVAFASELKALLVHPLLRRVPEERAVEDYLAFGYVPDDRSIVKGVRKLPAAHHISLRSEGGLAEPQRWWDVDFSQRSTAGQGALEEELLAIMREAVSSRMVADVPLGAFLSGGVDSSNVVALMAEQSRRAVTTCSIGFDEAALDESSHARTIADRFATDHHSRTVGADQFEQIDRLAEIYDEPFADASALPTLSVCELAREHVTVALSGDGADEALAGYRRQVFHAGEERIRGLIPQTVRGPLLGTLGKLYPKADWAPRPLRAKTTLLSLAGSGEAGYADALGVTGPDARGALYSDAMRGTLGDYRAEDRLIELMRQAPARTGLDRAQYADLTFWLPGDILTKTDRASMAVGLEAREPLLDHRLIEFAAKLPDKYRVRGGQGKWLMKRAMEPYLPRDILYRPKMGFVTPINAWFRGPLAGEARAMGTRSALARTGWFDGEALGLIAEEHIAGRRDHGRLIWQMLMLDKAVGRLFPV encoded by the coding sequence ATGTGCGGCATTGCGGGCATCTTCCATATCGGCACGGCCAAGCCGGTCGATCCCGCGCGCGTCCGGGCGATGACCGACGCCATTGCGCATCGCGGACCGGACGGATCGGGCGTTTGGACCGCGCCCGGCGTCGGGTTGGGGCATCGCCGTCTTTCGATCATCGATCTGGAGGGTAGCCCGCAGCCCATGGGCTATGCCGATGGCCGGTTTCAGATCGTATTTAACGGCGAGATCTATAATTTTCAGGCGCTGCGCAGCGAGCTGGAAGCCAAGGGCCATGTCTTCGCAACCGAAGGCGATACCGAGGTGATCCTGGCGGCCTATGCCCAATGGGGCGAGGCGTGCCTATCCAGGCTGAACGGCATGTTTGCCTTCGCGATCTATGATCAGGCCGACCGGCGCCTGTTTCTCGCGCGCGACCGGCTGGGCGTCAAACCACTCTTCTACGCAGCTCTATCCGACGGATCGGTGGCATTCGCATCGGAATTGAAGGCGCTGCTTGTCCACCCGCTGCTACGCCGCGTGCCGGAGGAACGCGCGGTCGAGGATTATCTCGCCTTCGGTTACGTGCCAGACGATCGCTCGATCGTGAAAGGCGTACGTAAGCTTCCCGCGGCGCATCACATTAGCTTGCGCAGCGAGGGCGGGCTGGCCGAGCCGCAGCGCTGGTGGGATGTGGATTTCAGCCAGCGATCGACGGCCGGGCAAGGCGCGCTGGAGGAAGAGCTCCTCGCGATCATGCGCGAGGCGGTTTCCAGCAGGATGGTGGCCGACGTGCCGCTCGGCGCGTTCCTGTCCGGCGGCGTAGACAGCAGCAACGTGGTTGCGCTGATGGCCGAACAGTCCCGCCGCGCGGTCACCACCTGCTCAATCGGCTTCGACGAGGCGGCGCTGGACGAAAGCAGCCATGCGCGCACCATAGCGGACCGTTTTGCCACCGATCACCACAGCCGGACGGTGGGCGCGGACCAGTTTGAACAGATCGACCGGCTGGCCGAAATCTATGACGAGCCCTTCGCCGATGCCTCCGCGCTACCGACGCTCTCGGTTTGCGAACTCGCGCGCGAGCATGTCACCGTGGCGTTGTCCGGCGACGGCGCGGATGAGGCGCTGGCGGGGTATCGGCGGCAGGTGTTTCATGCAGGTGAGGAGCGGATACGCGGGCTGATCCCGCAGACTGTGCGCGGTCCGCTGCTGGGTACGCTGGGCAAGCTTTATCCGAAGGCCGATTGGGCACCGCGACCGCTGCGCGCCAAGACGACGCTGCTCTCCCTCGCAGGAAGCGGGGAGGCGGGCTATGCCGATGCACTCGGCGTCACCGGTCCCGATGCGCGCGGCGCGCTCTATTCGGATGCGATGCGCGGGACGCTCGGCGATTACCGCGCCGAGGATCGGCTGATCGAATTGATGCGGCAGGCTCCGGCGCGCACCGGGCTGGACCGGGCGCAATATGCCGATCTCACTTTCTGGCTGCCGGGCGATATCCTGACCAAGACCGACCGCGCGAGCATGGCAGTGGGTCTGGAAGCGCGCGAACCGCTGCTCGACCATCGCCTTATTGAATTCGCCGCGAAGCTGCCGGACAAATATCGAGTGCGCGGCGGGCAGGGCAAATGGCTGATGAAGCGTGCGATGGAGCCCTATTTGCCGCGCGATATTCTGTACCGCCCCAAAATGGGCTTCGTCACGCCGATCAATGCCTGGTTCCGCGGGCCGCTGGCGGGCGAGGCGAGGGCGATGGGCACGCGCTCGGCGCTGGCGCGCACTGGCTGGTTCGACGGCGAAGCGCTCGGTCTGATCGCCGAGGAGCACATCGCCGGTCGCCGCGATCACGGGCGGCTGATCTGGCAGATGCTGATGCTCGACAAGGCGGTGGGGCGGCTTTTTCCGGTTTGA
- a CDS encoding FemAB family XrtA/PEP-CTERM system-associated protein: MSAPFTEHAPNIACVSLSDQQAVAQIDAFLAQRDDTTPFHRPAWLQAVQGGCGQRGHYLVARRVAGICGLVPLTEIRSALFGKALVSSGFAVGGGIIADDHATRRGLTEQALAQAKKGGFATLELRGGTDPAGQGWSIDDSTYCGFSADLADDEDARLKAVPRKQRAEIRKALASDLVVEVGSARCDREWHYRVYSESVRNLGTPVFPRKLFAAMLDRFGDDADILTVLHRGEPVASVLSLYHRGTVMPYWGGGLHAARSLRANEMMYFALMNHAAQRGCTRFDFGRSKTGTGPWSYKKNWGFEPQPLRYASWSADGQGRDVNPTSPKYRMMVETWQKLPLPVANLIGPWIAKGLG, translated from the coding sequence ATGAGCGCGCCGTTTACCGAGCATGCGCCTAATATTGCGTGCGTCTCGCTGAGTGATCAGCAGGCAGTGGCGCAGATCGATGCGTTTCTTGCTCAGCGTGACGATACGACGCCTTTCCATCGGCCTGCCTGGTTGCAGGCGGTGCAGGGCGGTTGCGGACAGCGCGGCCATTATCTCGTGGCACGCCGGGTGGCTGGGATATGCGGTCTCGTCCCGCTTACCGAGATCCGCTCTGCGCTGTTCGGCAAGGCGCTCGTCTCCTCGGGTTTTGCGGTGGGCGGCGGCATCATCGCGGACGACCATGCCACCCGGCGCGGACTGACCGAGCAAGCGCTGGCGCAGGCTAAAAAAGGCGGATTTGCGACGCTGGAGCTGCGCGGCGGGACCGATCCGGCAGGGCAGGGCTGGTCGATCGATGACAGCACCTATTGCGGATTTTCCGCCGATTTGGCGGATGATGAGGATGCACGGCTGAAGGCGGTGCCGCGCAAGCAGCGGGCGGAAATCCGCAAGGCGCTGGCCTCCGATCTGGTGGTGGAGGTCGGCAGCGCGCGATGCGACCGCGAGTGGCATTACCGCGTCTATTCGGAAAGCGTTCGCAATCTGGGTACGCCCGTATTCCCGCGAAAGCTGTTCGCCGCGATGCTGGACAGGTTTGGCGACGATGCCGACATTCTGACGGTGCTGCACCGTGGCGAGCCGGTGGCGAGCGTGCTCAGCCTCTACCATCGCGGAACGGTGATGCCCTACTGGGGCGGGGGGCTGCATGCCGCCCGCAGCTTACGCGCCAATGAGATGATGTACTTTGCGCTGATGAACCATGCGGCGCAGCGCGGCTGCACCCGTTTTGATTTCGGCCGTTCCAAGACCGGCACCGGCCCGTGGAGCTACAAAAAGAACTGGGGTTTCGAACCGCAGCCGCTGCGCTATGCCAGCTGGAGTGCGGACGGGCAGGGGCGCGATGTGAACCCCACCAGCCCGAAATATCGCATGATGGTGGAGACCTGGCAGAAGCTGCCGCTGCCGGTGGCCAATCTGATCGGACCGTGGATCGCCAAGGGGCTGGGATGA